Proteins found in one Hypericibacter terrae genomic segment:
- a CDS encoding amidase — MTDSSHDAFPDYDNFDALGLGELVRRHEVTPRELVDTAIARIERLDGKLNAVTIRNFEAARAEAERPLSGAPFDGVPFLAKDLSTSWKGMPSTNSCRYFADYVSPSDSEVVRRTRAAGFINLGKTNVPEFGWCLSTEPPLRGVTHNPWDETRVAGGSSGGSAAAVAAGILPLADASDGAGSIRVPAAVNGLVGLKPSRGRMTFAPDYVDFWYGGALFFCVSRTVRDSAAMLDAVKGSLPGEPYQTPSPERSYLDEVTAGGRGLRIGFSTFNARGDRNAAEVVASVENTARLCETLGHHVQEFKFDYNFGTAWRAYTAIISVQTAMGFQGFATMIGRKVTQDDLTNVIWTSIEKGRSISGVQHSLDIETVRIASREIAMLTSPYDVVILPSLPQGTRPLGFYDMSLDVTTYNDTCMGEDNVYMAPFNISGQPAMTLPLAETAAGLPIGVQLVGRPADESTLFRLAGQLEIARPWAHRRPPIHASRI, encoded by the coding sequence ATGACCGATTCATCGCACGACGCTTTTCCCGACTATGACAATTTCGACGCGCTCGGGCTCGGCGAGCTGGTCAGGCGGCACGAGGTCACCCCGCGCGAGCTGGTCGATACGGCGATCGCCCGGATCGAACGGCTGGACGGCAAGCTCAATGCCGTCACGATCCGGAATTTCGAGGCGGCCCGCGCGGAAGCCGAACGTCCGTTGAGCGGTGCGCCCTTCGATGGCGTGCCCTTCCTCGCCAAGGATCTGTCGACTTCCTGGAAGGGGATGCCGTCGACCAACAGCTGCCGGTATTTCGCGGACTATGTCTCCCCGTCCGATTCCGAGGTCGTCCGCCGCACCCGGGCGGCGGGCTTCATCAATCTCGGCAAGACGAACGTGCCGGAGTTCGGCTGGTGCCTGAGCACCGAGCCGCCCCTGCGCGGCGTCACGCACAACCCCTGGGATGAAACCCGCGTCGCGGGCGGCTCGAGCGGCGGCAGTGCCGCCGCGGTGGCGGCCGGAATCCTGCCGCTGGCCGATGCGTCGGACGGCGCCGGCTCGATCCGCGTTCCGGCGGCGGTCAACGGCCTGGTCGGCCTGAAGCCCTCGCGCGGGCGCATGACCTTCGCCCCGGATTATGTCGACTTCTGGTATGGCGGGGCGCTGTTCTTCTGCGTCTCCAGAACGGTCCGCGACAGCGCGGCCATGCTCGATGCTGTCAAGGGCTCGCTGCCGGGCGAGCCCTATCAAACCCCGAGCCCCGAGCGCTCCTATCTCGACGAAGTGACGGCCGGAGGGCGCGGCCTGCGCATCGGCTTCAGCACCTTCAACGCGCGGGGCGACAGGAACGCAGCCGAGGTGGTCGCCTCGGTCGAGAATACGGCGCGGCTCTGCGAGACGCTCGGCCATCATGTCCAGGAGTTCAAGTTCGACTACAACTTCGGAACCGCCTGGCGGGCCTATACCGCGATCATCTCGGTCCAGACGGCCATGGGATTCCAGGGTTTCGCCACCATGATCGGCCGCAAGGTGACGCAAGACGATCTGACGAATGTCATCTGGACCAGCATCGAGAAGGGGCGATCGATCAGCGGGGTCCAGCACTCGCTGGATATCGAAACCGTCCGGATCGCCTCGCGCGAGATCGCGATGCTGACCTCGCCCTATGACGTGGTGATCCTGCCGAGCCTGCCCCAGGGCACGCGGCCGCTCGGTTTCTACGACATGTCGCTCGACGTCACGACCTACAACGATACCTGCATGGGCGAGGACAATGTCTATATGGCGCCGTTCAACATCTCCGGGCAGCCGGCGATGACCCTGCCGCTGGCCGAGACCGCGGCCGGACTGCCGATCGGGGTCCAGCTTGTGGGGAGGCCTGCGGACGAGAGCACGCTGTTCCGGCTCGCCGGGCAGCTCGAGATCGCCCGACCCTGGGCTCACCGGCGTCCTCCGATTCACGCCAGCCGGATCTAG
- a CDS encoding MFS transporter, producing MAAPLPAWIRALGKPGAATFALMFAIDSLARASLTTVIPLVALRTLGNARDVSLLYTVTGWSAVAVSFLIPWIVRRYRPRRLYSMGAAILVIVPLLLATHTLWGLALGMALRAFAAACLLNGLNLYYMAYIRKQDFVRSEPLRAFFAAACWTLGPGVGIILYDHIGPWATYLLSSGSAVLLLIYFWRMRAEYGPALPLNAKLSTNPIANIRRYVSQPRLRLAWILSFGREAWWSTFYIYAPVYLVAVGRSDTAVAVIMSGCTAMLFTSPIMGWIGRRLGARRHLILAFLAGATTTMGVAIFFHFPWWSTLCLALSAMAAVALDSVVSIPFLRAVKTRERPEMTMVFSMYRDLAGLIPPMLFSLLLTFFELPSVFISVSLFMIYCAWLARWVPRGM from the coding sequence ATGGCCGCCCCTCTTCCCGCCTGGATCCGAGCCCTCGGAAAGCCCGGCGCCGCCACCTTCGCGCTGATGTTCGCGATCGACTCGCTGGCGCGGGCCTCACTGACGACGGTCATTCCGCTGGTGGCGCTGCGCACGCTGGGGAATGCGCGCGATGTGAGCCTGCTCTACACCGTGACCGGCTGGTCGGCGGTCGCGGTCAGCTTCCTCATTCCCTGGATCGTCCGCCGCTACCGGCCGCGCCGCCTCTATTCGATGGGGGCGGCGATCCTGGTGATCGTGCCGCTGCTGCTGGCGACTCACACGCTCTGGGGGCTGGCGCTGGGCATGGCCTTGCGCGCCTTTGCCGCCGCCTGCCTGCTCAACGGCCTCAACCTCTATTACATGGCCTATATCCGGAAGCAGGACTTCGTCCGCTCGGAGCCGTTGCGCGCCTTCTTCGCCGCCGCCTGCTGGACGCTGGGGCCCGGCGTCGGGATCATCCTTTACGACCATATCGGGCCCTGGGCGACCTATCTGCTGAGCTCGGGCTCGGCCGTGCTGCTGCTGATTTATTTCTGGCGCATGCGCGCGGAATATGGCCCCGCCCTGCCATTGAATGCGAAGCTCTCGACCAACCCGATCGCCAATATCCGCCGCTATGTCAGCCAACCCCGGCTGCGGCTGGCCTGGATCCTGAGCTTCGGTCGCGAGGCCTGGTGGTCGACCTTCTATATCTATGCGCCGGTCTATCTGGTCGCGGTCGGGCGCAGCGATACCGCGGTGGCGGTCATCATGTCGGGCTGCACGGCGATGCTCTTCACCAGCCCGATCATGGGCTGGATCGGGCGGCGTCTCGGCGCGCGGCGCCATCTGATCCTGGCTTTCCTCGCCGGTGCGACGACGACGATGGGCGTCGCGATCTTCTTTCATTTCCCCTGGTGGTCGACGCTCTGCCTGGCCCTGAGCGCGATGGCGGCGGTGGCGCTCGATTCGGTGGTGTCGATTCCGTTCCTGCGGGCGGTCAAGACGCGCGAGCGGCCCGAGATGACCATGGTCTTCAGCATGTATCGCGACTTGGCGGGCCTGATCCCGCCGATGCTGTTCTCGCTGCTGCTGACCTTCTTCGAGCTGCCGTCGGTCTTCATCAGCGTCAGCCTGTTCATGATCTATTGCGCCTGGCTGGCGCGATGGGTCCCGCGCGGCATGTAG
- a CDS encoding DMT family transporter, whose protein sequence is MTAPVLAVTHAPWRRLALPLFLLLVMGIAWGGSFSLLRIARIDGASGFGIAFWEGCGSAIPLLLLMLLTRQKLPLDRRSLVFYALSGFFGITIPGSTLFFAALFLPAGIVSMSNALVPLATYAFALIIALERFTVPRAFGLLVGLAGVLLVLLPETSLPDPGMAHWALLCFAASISYGVQNIYVAKATPRGMSSLAMSAGTLVGGGILVLPIVVATDGFFSMMPPWGQAQWAVVGMMTVNSSCTVAFLWMIRTAGPVFTSQCAYLVVLFGMLWGIVIFGESHSGWIWAALALMVTGVLLVSLRQRRAP, encoded by the coding sequence ATGACCGCGCCCGTTCTTGCCGTCACGCACGCGCCCTGGCGCCGCCTCGCGCTGCCGCTGTTCCTGCTGCTCGTCATGGGCATCGCCTGGGGCGGCAGCTTCTCTCTGCTGCGGATCGCGCGCATCGACGGCGCGTCGGGCTTCGGCATTGCCTTCTGGGAGGGCTGCGGCAGCGCCATTCCGCTGCTGCTGCTGATGCTTCTTACCCGTCAGAAGCTCCCGCTCGATCGGCGCTCCCTCGTTTTCTACGCGCTCAGCGGTTTCTTCGGCATCACGATTCCCGGCAGTACTCTGTTCTTCGCCGCGCTGTTCCTGCCCGCCGGCATCGTCTCCATGTCGAACGCATTGGTTCCGCTGGCGACCTATGCTTTCGCCCTGATCATCGCACTGGAACGTTTCACGGTGCCGCGCGCCTTCGGGTTGCTGGTGGGCTTGGCGGGCGTGCTGCTGGTGCTGCTGCCCGAGACCAGCCTGCCCGATCCCGGCATGGCCCATTGGGCCCTCCTCTGCTTCGCGGCCTCGATCTCCTACGGCGTGCAGAACATCTATGTGGCGAAAGCAACCCCGCGCGGCATGAGCTCGCTCGCCATGTCGGCGGGCACGCTCGTGGGCGGTGGCATCCTCGTCCTGCCGATCGTCGTCGCGACCGATGGGTTCTTCTCGATGATGCCGCCCTGGGGGCAGGCGCAATGGGCGGTCGTCGGCATGATGACCGTCAATTCGAGTTGCACCGTGGCCTTCTTGTGGATGATCCGGACCGCCGGTCCGGTCTTCACCTCGCAGTGCGCCTATCTGGTGGTGCTGTTCGGCATGCTCTGGGGCATCGTGATCTTCGGCGAGAGCCATAGCGGCTGGATCTGGGCCGCGCTCGCCTTGATGGTGACGGGCGTTTTGCTGGTGAGCCTGCGGCAGCGCCGCGCGCCCTGA
- a CDS encoding amidohydrolase family protein — protein MIELERLIDHHCHGVDVRPLSRARLEALMSEAHRPEVPGCTQFDKPVGMVMRRYCAPVLGLEPHASPEDYVARRAELGGEEASRRLMRAAGTSDLLLDTGHRSGDILDVPGMAALSGASVREIVRIEAVMEQAARTAGSGEQLLTLFEAALAERASKAVGLKSIVAYRTTFDIDQSAPSRAEAAAAGDAWLRRNAESGWRRLEDPTLIRHGLYVALDLCVQRQFPLQLHVGVGDRDVDMPKCDPTVFVPFILQAEVKDVPITLLHCYPFVQESAWMAEVFSNVYFDVGFTLNFTGALARRAMEDALGMGPFFKQLYSSDAFGLAELHHLGRVQFQRMLSAVLSDWVAAGDCSVKEADRTAAMIAHKNAERIYRL, from the coding sequence ATGATCGAGCTCGAGCGTCTCATCGACCATCACTGTCATGGCGTCGACGTCCGTCCCCTCAGCCGTGCGCGGCTGGAGGCGCTGATGTCCGAAGCGCATCGGCCCGAGGTGCCGGGCTGCACGCAGTTCGACAAGCCGGTGGGCATGGTGATGCGGCGGTACTGCGCGCCGGTCCTGGGTCTGGAGCCCCATGCCTCGCCGGAGGATTATGTGGCCCGCAGGGCTGAGCTTGGCGGCGAGGAAGCGTCGCGCCGGCTCATGCGCGCCGCCGGCACCTCCGACCTCCTGCTCGACACGGGTCATCGTAGCGGCGACATTCTCGATGTGCCGGGCATGGCTGCCCTGTCGGGGGCATCCGTTCGCGAGATCGTCCGGATCGAGGCGGTAATGGAGCAGGCCGCAAGGACGGCCGGTTCCGGCGAGCAGTTGCTGACCCTGTTCGAGGCGGCGCTGGCGGAGCGGGCGTCTAAGGCGGTCGGCCTGAAGAGCATCGTGGCCTATCGCACGACCTTCGACATCGATCAGAGCGCGCCGTCGCGTGCCGAAGCGGCAGCGGCCGGCGATGCCTGGCTCCGGAGGAACGCCGAATCGGGCTGGCGGCGGCTGGAGGATCCCACGCTGATCCGGCACGGCCTCTATGTCGCGCTCGATCTCTGCGTCCAGCGGCAGTTCCCGCTGCAGCTTCATGTCGGCGTCGGCGACCGCGACGTGGACATGCCCAAATGCGATCCGACGGTGTTCGTGCCCTTCATCCTCCAGGCCGAGGTCAAGGACGTTCCCATCACGCTGCTGCATTGCTATCCGTTCGTGCAGGAAAGCGCCTGGATGGCGGAGGTTTTCTCGAACGTCTATTTCGATGTCGGCTTCACGCTGAACTTCACCGGCGCGCTGGCCCGCCGGGCGATGGAGGACGCGCTGGGGATGGGACCGTTCTTCAAGCAACTTTACAGTTCGGACGCCTTCGGCCTGGCCGAGCTGCATCATCTGGGCCGCGTCCAGTTCCAGCGCATGCTGAGCGCGGTCCTGTCCGATTGGGTGGCCGCGGGCGACTGCAGCGTCAAGGAGGCGGACCGGACCGCCGCCATGATCGCACACAAGAATGCCGAGAGGATCTACCGGCTCTGA
- a CDS encoding DMT family transporter, with protein MSETRVGEMQTGMSLKQLVIANAALILNTTTWGTFFPVLELQLRHWDMFSASAGRQVTGTIALLSMVACIERRWPIRRGLPWGNIILLSTVGITVCCLLTTLAVFLSSGLSAAIISATNPIGSALLAQALYGVKLRRAIIVGAVLSVAGGMLAVTAGQHGRVTFGLGELALVTANLIWTWFSLAIQHRLRGYTYLERSAYTILPGAVQLTLIVVALHYLGLAQIRMELTFWPLLYVFYLGFVPNGLGNFLWLWAISRVGVNVASMYQNLIPVTAVLVTIWIGIYPSWQQLIGGAIILLGVLYTQITERRRSNATVVKATVVKPGVSP; from the coding sequence ATGAGCGAAACCCGCGTCGGCGAGATGCAGACGGGCATGAGCCTGAAGCAGTTGGTCATCGCCAACGCCGCGCTCATTCTCAATACGACGACCTGGGGCACCTTCTTCCCGGTGCTGGAGCTGCAGTTGCGCCACTGGGACATGTTCTCGGCGTCGGCGGGGCGGCAGGTCACCGGCACGATCGCGCTCCTCTCGATGGTCGCCTGCATCGAGCGGCGCTGGCCGATCCGGCGCGGACTGCCCTGGGGCAACATCATCCTGCTCAGCACCGTCGGCATCACGGTCTGCTGCCTGCTGACGACCTTGGCGGTGTTCCTGTCGAGCGGGCTCTCGGCCGCGATCATCTCGGCCACGAACCCGATCGGGTCCGCCCTGCTGGCGCAGGCGCTCTATGGCGTGAAGCTCCGGCGCGCCATCATCGTCGGCGCGGTCCTCTCGGTGGCGGGCGGCATGCTGGCGGTGACCGCCGGCCAGCATGGCCGCGTCACCTTCGGGCTGGGCGAGCTGGCGCTCGTCACGGCCAATCTGATCTGGACCTGGTTCTCGCTGGCGATCCAGCATCGCCTCAGGGGCTATACCTATCTCGAGCGCTCCGCCTACACGATCTTGCCGGGCGCGGTCCAGCTGACCTTGATCGTCGTCGCGCTGCATTATCTGGGGCTGGCGCAGATCCGGATGGAGCTGACGTTCTGGCCGCTGCTCTATGTGTTCTATCTGGGCTTTGTCCCGAACGGCCTCGGCAATTTCCTCTGGCTCTGGGCCATCAGCCGCGTCGGCGTCAATGTGGCCTCGATGTATCAGAACCTGATCCCGGTGACGGCGGTGCTGGTCACGATCTGGATTGGGATCTATCCGAGCTGGCAGCAGCTGATCGGCGGCGCGATCATCCTCCTGGGCGTGCTCTACACCCAGATCACCGAGCGGCGGCGCAGCAATGCGACGGTCGTCAAGGCGACGGTCGTCAAGCCGGGTGTTTCGCCTTGA
- a CDS encoding type I glutamate--ammonia ligase: MSDAGITYLLWHDLVGMTRTRGVPTRDLPKRLSSGLGWARAGQALTAFGNIVDNPWGPMDEVRQVPDPRAAFTIPGDRDIPDFNAVICDSRIDERTPWTCCGRSFFRGALEALEAETGLTTYASFEHEFSLSGPDFEPSAPFSIAAVRQQNHFLTELEAALTATGVTPYTIEPEYGLGQYEVACAPELGVRAADACLIARETIREIARRHGLSASFTPKPAPDAVGNGAHIHLSLVDRKSENRTYDPAGPMNLSAVAAHFCAGILEHLDALLAISAPSPVSYFRLGPHHWSAGFRAIGLQNREAALRVTPGVGDETAKRTGHNIEYRPCDGVASPYLVLGAMVRAGLDGIRRKLPCPHGITVDPAEMSEAAREAAGVKALPTSLAAALEALLKDDIARGWFSKELLDTYVALKRWEVDMVAEVGDEQAFARYRSAY, translated from the coding sequence ATGAGCGATGCCGGCATCACCTATCTTCTCTGGCACGATCTGGTGGGGATGACGCGCACGCGGGGTGTTCCTACCCGCGACCTTCCAAAAAGGCTTTCCAGCGGGCTGGGCTGGGCGCGGGCCGGTCAGGCGCTGACGGCCTTCGGCAACATCGTCGACAATCCCTGGGGCCCCATGGACGAGGTCCGTCAGGTGCCCGATCCCCGGGCGGCCTTCACCATCCCCGGTGACCGCGACATTCCCGACTTCAACGCCGTCATCTGCGACAGCCGGATCGACGAGCGGACGCCCTGGACATGCTGCGGGAGAAGCTTCTTCCGCGGGGCGCTGGAGGCCCTCGAGGCGGAGACCGGGCTGACGACCTATGCCAGCTTCGAACATGAGTTCAGCCTATCGGGCCCGGACTTCGAACCCTCCGCGCCCTTCTCGATCGCGGCGGTCCGGCAACAGAATCACTTCCTCACCGAGCTGGAGGCGGCGCTGACGGCAACGGGCGTCACGCCCTACACGATCGAACCGGAATATGGGCTTGGCCAGTATGAGGTGGCCTGCGCGCCGGAGCTCGGCGTGAGGGCGGCGGATGCCTGCCTGATCGCGCGCGAGACGATCCGCGAGATCGCAAGGCGGCACGGTCTTTCGGCTTCGTTCACGCCCAAGCCCGCGCCCGATGCGGTCGGCAATGGCGCCCATATCCATTTGAGCCTGGTGGACCGGAAAAGCGAGAACCGGACCTACGATCCTGCGGGGCCGATGAATCTCAGCGCGGTGGCCGCGCATTTCTGCGCCGGCATCCTCGAGCATCTCGATGCGCTGCTCGCGATTTCCGCGCCGTCGCCGGTGTCCTATTTCCGGTTGGGCCCGCATCACTGGAGCGCGGGCTTCCGTGCGATCGGGCTGCAGAATCGCGAGGCGGCCCTGCGGGTGACCCCGGGCGTCGGCGACGAGACCGCGAAGCGCACCGGGCACAATATCGAATATCGTCCCTGCGATGGCGTCGCCTCGCCCTATCTGGTGCTGGGCGCGATGGTTCGGGCCGGCCTCGACGGCATCCGTCGCAAGCTGCCCTGTCCCCACGGCATTACCGTGGATCCGGCGGAGATGAGCGAGGCGGCGCGAGAGGCCGCCGGGGTGAAAGCGCTGCCGACGTCGCTTGCAGCGGCGCTGGAGGCGCTGCTGAAAGACGACATCGCGCGGGGCTGGTTCTCGAAGGAGCTCCTGGATACCTATGTCGCGCTCAAGCGGTGGGAGGTCGACATGGTGGCCGAGGTCGGCGACGAACAGGCCTTTGCCCGTTACCGATCCGCCTATTGA
- a CDS encoding IS4 family transposase, with protein MQYMGSIFVSLLKPIDRRQFRTLVERHDGDAYDKSFKSWDHLVALIYAQLSHAKSLRGVEAGFNANSQHHYHLGVGKLVRSTLSDANARRPVSVFAGLFGTLSQEVDRLARQEGNEMLRLIDASPIPLGKVCAWADWNGRIRGMKMHVVYDPKADRPCSVEVTPATINDIEVGRRVPIEAGATYVFDKGYCRYSWWCQIDAAEAVFVTRAKSNMRLRATKRRKLRKIVGDGFRIIDDAEVRLVSKGDSKLAIRLRRIRVRREKGGVITLITNDMTRSAVEIATLYKTRWQIELLFRWIKQHLDIRKFLGNNENAIRLQVLAAMIAYLLLRIGARLHSVKIPLLRLAELVGQSLFTRKTFHRIDRPPPVNPSKPSPKVPANQMAFCYA; from the coding sequence ATGCAGTACATGGGTAGCATCTTCGTGAGCCTGCTGAAACCCATCGATCGGCGTCAATTCCGCACGCTGGTGGAGCGCCACGACGGCGATGCCTACGACAAATCCTTCAAGAGCTGGGATCATCTGGTGGCGCTGATCTACGCCCAGCTCAGCCACGCCAAGAGCCTGCGGGGGGTGGAGGCGGGTTTCAACGCCAACTCCCAGCATCACTACCATCTGGGGGTCGGGAAGCTGGTTCGTTCGACCTTGTCGGATGCCAATGCGCGCCGTCCAGTGAGTGTGTTTGCGGGGCTGTTTGGCACGCTTTCCCAGGAGGTGGATCGGCTGGCTCGCCAGGAAGGGAACGAGATGCTGCGTTTGATCGACGCCTCGCCGATTCCGCTGGGCAAGGTCTGCGCCTGGGCGGACTGGAACGGCCGGATCCGCGGCATGAAGATGCATGTCGTCTACGATCCCAAGGCCGATCGCCCCTGCTCGGTCGAGGTCACGCCGGCCACCATCAACGACATCGAGGTGGGCCGGCGCGTGCCGATCGAGGCCGGAGCCACCTATGTCTTCGACAAAGGCTATTGTCGCTACAGTTGGTGGTGCCAGATCGACGCCGCCGAGGCGGTCTTCGTCACGCGCGCGAAGTCCAACATGCGCTTGCGCGCCACCAAGCGGCGCAAGCTCCGGAAGATTGTCGGCGACGGCTTCAGGATCATCGACGACGCCGAGGTCCGCCTCGTCAGTAAGGGCGATTCCAAGCTGGCGATCCGGCTGCGTCGGATCCGGGTCCGGCGCGAAAAAGGCGGCGTCATCACCCTCATCACCAACGATATGACCCGCTCGGCCGTGGAAATCGCCACCCTCTACAAGACCCGGTGGCAGATCGAGCTGCTGTTCCGCTGGATCAAGCAGCATCTCGATATTCGCAAGTTCCTTGGCAACAACGAAAATGCCATCCGGCTGCAGGTCCTCGCCGCCATGATCGCCTATCTGCTCCTGCGCATCGGCGCGCGCCTCCACAGCGTGAAAATCCCCCTCCTGCGACTGGCCGAACTCGTCGGCCAGTCGCTCTTTACCAGGAAAACCTTCCACCGTATCGATCGCCCGCCGCCCGTCAATCCAAGCAAGCCATCTCCCAAAGTCCCAGCCAACCAGATGGCGTTCTGTTATGCATGA
- a CDS encoding MBL fold metallo-hydrolase: protein MGLAIADRWFETERIDDSITLLWEPHVIRLMRCNIWHVRGRDRDLVIDTGMGIVSLRKAMAPLLDKAVTAIATHTHADHIGSHHEFEDCAAHRLEAPWLERPTPATHLVVMDPSGQPGAGMSIAGYEIGDSLITALPHAGYSLKSYVIRPARVTHWLEDGSILDLGDRRFEVVHLPGHSPGSIGLFEAETGVFFSGDAIYDGQLIDELSHSNVADYIRTMERLRTLPVTVVHGGHRPSFGRARLIELADAYLEAKRR, encoded by the coding sequence ATGGGCCTCGCCATTGCCGACCGCTGGTTCGAGACCGAACGGATCGATGATTCGATCACGCTGCTCTGGGAGCCGCATGTGATCCGGCTCATGCGCTGCAACATCTGGCATGTGCGCGGGCGCGACCGGGATCTGGTGATCGACACCGGCATGGGGATCGTCAGCTTGCGCAAGGCGATGGCGCCGCTGCTCGACAAGGCGGTGACCGCGATCGCGACCCACACCCATGCCGACCATATCGGCAGCCATCACGAGTTCGAGGACTGCGCCGCCCACCGGCTGGAAGCGCCCTGGCTCGAGCGGCCGACGCCGGCAACCCATCTCGTCGTCATGGATCCGAGCGGCCAGCCCGGCGCCGGCATGAGCATCGCCGGCTATGAGATCGGCGATTCGCTGATCACCGCCCTGCCCCATGCGGGCTACAGCCTCAAGAGCTATGTGATCCGGCCGGCGCGCGTCACGCATTGGCTCGAGGATGGCAGCATCCTCGATCTCGGCGACCGGCGGTTCGAGGTGGTGCATCTGCCTGGCCATTCGCCGGGCTCGATCGGCTTGTTCGAGGCGGAGACCGGCGTCTTCTTCTCCGGCGACGCGATCTATGACGGGCAGCTCATCGACGAGCTCTCCCACTCCAACGTGGCGGATTACATCCGGACGATGGAGCGGTTGCGGACACTGCCGGTGACGGTGGTCCATGGCGGCCATCGTCCCAGCTTCGGACGGGCGCGGCTGATCGAGCTCGCCGATGCCTATCTCGAGGCAAAGCGCCGGTAG
- a CDS encoding NAD(P)/FAD-dependent oxidoreductase, with the protein MSINTTDLSRPGQAHVDSYWAVTAGEDVAGCDKVQGDIDTDVAIIGAGYTGLSAAYHLARDFGINAHVLEANRVGWGCSGRNGGFCSVGMGKEGVDAWMRRWGRERAIDSYDLTRQAVRLVADILEREKIDAQRTAEGGLELAHKPNRVDGIRAHAERMQRDFGIESQFLDKAALARNFLDSREAYGAVLHHEGFALHAMRYVRGLARAAQKHGAILHNNSPVIGWERKSGQHHLRTPGGIVRARQVLIATNGYTNDTLNPWTSGRLLPVLSNIIVTRPLTQAERDSVSWQTYFKIWDTRRLLFYYRLLPDNRILFGARGGVEDSPAEHSYRKAWLERRLREMFPPLDKVETEYFWYGWVCLSYDKNPHIGTTDDRSVHYVLGCIGQGVALYSLAGRLTAQRIAGDSKVDYGALLSTPLPKFPFPALRRIYQRAAYAYYAYEDEKR; encoded by the coding sequence ATGAGCATCAACACCACCGACCTGTCGCGCCCGGGGCAGGCCCATGTCGATTCCTACTGGGCCGTGACCGCCGGCGAGGACGTCGCCGGCTGCGACAAGGTCCAGGGCGACATCGACACCGACGTCGCCATCATCGGCGCCGGCTATACCGGCCTCTCCGCCGCCTATCACCTCGCCCGCGATTTCGGCATCAACGCCCATGTGCTGGAGGCCAACCGCGTCGGCTGGGGCTGCAGCGGACGCAATGGCGGCTTCTGCTCGGTCGGCATGGGCAAGGAAGGGGTCGATGCCTGGATGCGCCGCTGGGGCCGCGAGCGCGCGATCGACAGCTACGACCTGACGCGCCAGGCAGTGCGCCTCGTCGCCGACATCCTGGAGCGCGAGAAGATCGACGCCCAGCGCACGGCCGAGGGCGGGCTAGAGCTGGCGCACAAGCCAAACCGTGTCGATGGCATACGCGCCCATGCCGAACGCATGCAGCGCGATTTCGGCATCGAGTCCCAGTTCCTCGACAAGGCTGCGCTCGCCCGCAACTTCCTCGACAGCCGCGAGGCCTACGGCGCGGTGCTGCATCACGAGGGCTTCGCGCTCCACGCCATGCGCTATGTGCGCGGGCTGGCACGCGCGGCGCAGAAGCATGGCGCGATCCTGCACAACAACTCGCCGGTGATCGGCTGGGAGCGCAAGAGCGGCCAGCATCATCTGCGCACGCCCGGCGGCATCGTGCGGGCGCGCCAGGTGCTGATCGCCACCAACGGCTATACGAACGACACGCTCAACCCCTGGACCTCGGGCCGCCTGCTGCCGGTTCTTTCCAACATCATCGTGACGCGGCCCCTGACCCAGGCCGAACGCGATTCCGTGTCCTGGCAGACCTACTTCAAGATCTGGGACACGCGCCGGCTCCTGTTCTATTACCGGCTGCTGCCCGACAACCGCATCCTGTTCGGCGCGCGCGGCGGGGTCGAGGACAGCCCGGCCGAGCACAGCTACCGCAAGGCCTGGCTCGAACGGCGCCTGCGCGAGATGTTCCCGCCGCTCGACAAGGTCGAGACGGAGTATTTCTGGTATGGCTGGGTCTGCCTGTCCTACGACAAGAACCCGCATATCGGCACGACCGACGACCGAAGCGTCCATTACGTATTGGGCTGCATCGGCCAGGGCGTCGCGCTCTACAGCTTGGCCGGCCGCCTCACCGCGCAGCGAATCGCCGGCGACAGCAAGGTCGACTACGGCGCCCTGCTCTCGACGCCTTTGCCGAAGTTCCCCTTCCCCGCGTTGCGCCGGATCTATCAGCGCGCGGCCTACGCTTACTACGCCTATGAAGACGAGAAGCGCTGA